The Haloarchaeobius sp. HME9146 genome includes a region encoding these proteins:
- a CDS encoding pyridoxamine 5'-phosphate oxidase family protein — translation MTIDELSDFGMVAMGDDEIRDFLNSEGMGILGLPADDAPYLVPMSYGYDGDTNLYFTYLLGKDSQKRALTEKTTTAKFLVYQTNSPFNWESVQLTGTLSQVPESEWRALGDVMKSAWRPEMFQRAITSGDLGIDIYQFEVTDWSGLRHTGLPPEFER, via the coding sequence ATGACTATCGACGAACTCAGCGACTTCGGGATGGTCGCCATGGGGGACGACGAGATTCGCGACTTCCTGAACAGCGAGGGGATGGGTATCCTGGGCCTTCCGGCCGACGACGCGCCCTATCTCGTCCCGATGTCCTACGGGTACGACGGTGACACGAACCTTTACTTCACCTACCTGCTCGGGAAGGACAGCCAGAAGCGAGCACTGACAGAGAAGACGACGACGGCCAAGTTCCTGGTCTATCAGACGAACTCACCGTTCAACTGGGAGAGCGTCCAGCTCACCGGGACGCTCAGCCAGGTCCCAGAATCCGAGTGGCGCGCCCTCGGTGACGTGATGAAGTCGGCCTGGCGGCCCGAGATGTTCCAGCGCGCCATCACGAGTGGCGACCTCGGCATCGATATCTACCAGTTCGAAGTGACCGACTGGTCCGGCCTCAGGCACACCGGGTTGCCGCCGGAGTTCGAGCGCTAA
- a CDS encoding histidine kinase N-terminal 7TM domain-containing protein: MVGVVPALHVTLLGVSMLLSGWLAVVGWRVKERPAAKPFVGMMVSTGVWSGGYAVALLTDAPQLRFFWEQFQWFGIAFAPVFVLLFFAEYTGFDELANPSILAGLLIVPGVTLLLVWTSPWHPLIWMDTDYNVVYSLTIAEQDVGPWYWVHLLYTYLLVGGGTFLLLFAIRRTGDLFSMPTALVFVGVAAPLIANLLSVLGYAPFRGFDMTPYAFSITGLAFAAAISGEDLFERSPAVLQLGRYSVLSNIHDAVVITDRDGAVVTANEEAERVFNKPTGMVGNSIDDLLPTVPEPGAEQSLQTIGDREFEVAAATVEDAEERPVGVAYTLHDVTERERNLRELERRQTELASQRAELLELDAINTAIRGVLQILVSARTAEDLLDGATSRLATSDWYTDAYVDADRPTEGRPEDPSVTTDSGDDGPVVAARLPLPFGTTTYGTLVVETQREDAFGDRELATLEELAQSIGMALNAIETRQTLLADTVVELTYQFPASSSVLARVSADCDCRLTVNGTVPVALDDLLLYVTVEEGDVASVVAALENATEVDEIRQVPNRDTLELRLHDGSPLPIVMARGANVHDATAANGTLELVVETGSGNDVRALTDALSEAVGTVSLLAKQERSPATEPATTQFEADLTGRQEEAVAAAYNAGYFEWPRDSTAEEVAEAMDIAPSTFHSHLRKAQGKILTEYVESAADTETDTLEPR, from the coding sequence ATGGTCGGGGTGGTACCAGCCCTGCACGTCACCCTGCTCGGCGTCTCGATGCTCCTCTCGGGGTGGCTCGCGGTCGTCGGGTGGCGCGTCAAGGAGCGGCCCGCGGCGAAGCCGTTCGTGGGGATGATGGTGTCGACGGGGGTCTGGAGCGGCGGCTACGCGGTGGCACTCCTCACCGACGCCCCCCAGCTTCGCTTCTTCTGGGAGCAGTTCCAGTGGTTCGGCATCGCCTTCGCCCCGGTTTTCGTCCTGCTCTTCTTCGCGGAGTACACGGGGTTCGACGAACTCGCCAACCCGTCCATCCTCGCAGGACTGCTCATCGTCCCCGGTGTGACACTGCTGCTGGTGTGGACGAGTCCGTGGCACCCACTCATCTGGATGGACACCGACTACAACGTCGTCTACTCGCTCACCATCGCCGAGCAGGATGTCGGCCCATGGTACTGGGTTCACCTCCTCTACACCTACCTCCTCGTGGGAGGCGGAACGTTCCTCCTGTTGTTCGCGATTCGCCGGACCGGTGACCTGTTCTCGATGCCGACGGCCCTGGTCTTCGTCGGCGTGGCCGCCCCTCTCATCGCCAACCTCCTCTCTGTCCTCGGGTACGCACCGTTCCGAGGGTTCGACATGACCCCGTACGCGTTCAGCATCACCGGGTTGGCGTTCGCGGCCGCCATCTCCGGAGAGGACCTGTTCGAACGGTCGCCTGCCGTCCTCCAGCTCGGCCGGTACTCGGTCCTCTCGAACATCCACGACGCCGTCGTCATCACCGACCGCGACGGCGCAGTCGTCACCGCCAACGAGGAGGCGGAGAGGGTGTTCAATAAGCCAACTGGCATGGTCGGAAACTCCATCGACGACCTGCTGCCGACGGTCCCAGAGCCGGGAGCCGAACAGTCGCTGCAGACCATCGGTGACCGCGAGTTCGAGGTCGCGGCGGCAACCGTCGAAGACGCCGAGGAGCGGCCGGTAGGGGTTGCCTACACCCTCCACGACGTCACGGAGCGAGAGCGTAACCTCCGGGAACTGGAACGTCGCCAGACAGAACTGGCGTCCCAGCGCGCGGAACTGCTCGAACTCGACGCGATCAACACCGCGATTCGCGGCGTCCTCCAGATACTCGTGAGTGCCAGGACCGCCGAGGACCTCCTCGACGGGGCGACGAGCAGACTCGCGACGAGTGACTGGTACACCGATGCGTACGTCGACGCGGACCGCCCAACTGAAGGCCGCCCCGAAGACCCGTCGGTGACGACCGACTCCGGCGACGATGGCCCCGTAGTCGCCGCGCGACTCCCGCTCCCGTTCGGGACCACCACGTACGGGACGCTGGTCGTCGAGACCCAGCGGGAGGACGCCTTCGGCGACCGCGAACTCGCGACGCTCGAAGAGCTGGCACAGAGCATCGGTATGGCGCTGAACGCCATCGAGACCCGCCAGACCCTCCTGGCGGACACCGTCGTCGAACTCACCTACCAGTTCCCCGCATCGTCGTCGGTGCTCGCCCGCGTGAGCGCCGACTGTGACTGTCGGCTGACGGTCAATGGAACGGTCCCGGTCGCTCTCGACGACCTGCTGCTCTACGTCACCGTCGAGGAGGGGGACGTGGCATCGGTCGTGGCTGCACTCGAGAACGCGACCGAGGTCGACGAGATCCGGCAGGTCCCGAACCGCGACACGCTGGAGTTGCGCCTCCACGACGGCTCCCCTTTGCCAATCGTGATGGCACGGGGTGCGAACGTCCACGACGCGACCGCCGCGAACGGGACGCTCGAACTCGTCGTCGAAACCGGCAGCGGGAACGACGTTCGGGCACTGACCGATGCGCTCTCGGAGGCCGTGGGGACGGTATCGCTCCTGGCCAAACAGGAGCGGTCGCCCGCCACTGAGCCGGCGACGACCCAGTTCGAGGCGGACCTCACCGGGCGACAGGAGGAGGCCGTCGCGGCCGCCTACAACGCCGGCTACTTCGAGTGGCCGCGGGACAGCACGGCCGAGGAGGTCGCCGAGGCGATGGACATCGCCCCCTCGACCTTCCACAGCCACCTCCGGAAAGCCCAGGGCAAGATACTGACCGAGTACGTGGAGTCGGCAGCCGACACGGAGACAGACACCCTCGAACCGCGGTGA
- a CDS encoding lipopolysaccharide biosynthesis protein: MAPAADQSIAADSGRDETASDSSESAAAGDAPDADEPVEARLADALERVAHGATVSIPSILLERGLSVAFTAVLTNGFSANAYGLFALARRLQRFLLHVALGFRSGLSRFLPNADSPEERDALVTFASVLLFAVASVFGVVLYATAPTIADLTGRGADFRGLLRLFALGLPASVWLFTVGEALRGLEEVVPLNLTLRIGFPVGQLLVAVAGVFVFDDLAAVAVGVVGVMAFTGTAAAAWLVAERGLRFRLRSPGEEVLWRRYLSYTLPLFVGGIATTIQRLGFYPLIVVFLSNVAGGVFAIGVLLGSLVRLPLMGINQFIPPVAAALNEEGHRESLSRLYHVTSRLVLVAVTGLSVPVIVYRESVLALFGPTYVQYAPLLPWFVLAQFGACAAGSVGILLAMTDNQRALLAVNVFITAFLTVTAIPLTSAYGLEGLVASYFLMLTINNGLEVAVLYRLEGLQPFTKLHAKPLVAAVPFVAVAVVAGATLPGWTGPVLGTVLGLAVYGLVLGRLGFTPVERRLAGTLAERYRIRGW; the protein is encoded by the coding sequence GTGGCTCCGGCAGCTGACCAGTCGATTGCAGCTGATTCCGGAAGGGATGAGACAGCCAGCGACAGTTCCGAGAGCGCTGCTGCCGGGGATGCTCCGGACGCCGACGAACCGGTCGAGGCCCGGCTCGCGGACGCGCTGGAGCGGGTCGCGCACGGCGCGACGGTCTCCATCCCGAGTATCCTGCTCGAACGCGGTCTCTCGGTCGCGTTCACCGCGGTTCTCACGAACGGGTTCTCGGCGAACGCCTACGGGTTGTTCGCGCTCGCGAGACGCCTCCAGCGGTTCCTGTTGCACGTCGCGCTGGGGTTCCGGAGCGGGCTGAGCCGTTTCCTCCCGAACGCGGATTCCCCCGAGGAACGCGACGCTCTCGTCACGTTCGCGAGCGTTCTGCTGTTCGCAGTCGCGTCGGTGTTCGGGGTGGTCCTGTACGCCACAGCCCCGACGATTGCGGACCTGACTGGCAGGGGGGCCGACTTCCGGGGTCTCCTGCGACTGTTCGCGCTTGGCCTCCCGGCGTCGGTCTGGCTGTTCACCGTCGGTGAGGCGCTCCGGGGGCTGGAGGAGGTCGTCCCGCTCAACCTCACGCTCCGAATCGGCTTCCCGGTCGGACAGCTTCTGGTGGCGGTGGCTGGGGTTTTTGTCTTCGACGACCTCGCAGCCGTCGCGGTCGGCGTCGTCGGCGTGATGGCGTTCACGGGAACCGCGGCCGCGGCCTGGCTGGTCGCGGAACGCGGACTCCGGTTCAGACTCCGAAGCCCCGGCGAGGAGGTGCTCTGGCGACGGTATCTCTCGTACACGCTGCCCCTGTTCGTGGGTGGCATCGCGACGACCATCCAGCGGCTCGGGTTCTATCCACTCATCGTGGTCTTCCTCTCGAACGTCGCGGGGGGCGTCTTCGCCATCGGTGTCCTCCTCGGGTCGCTCGTCCGGCTGCCCCTGATGGGCATCAACCAGTTCATCCCGCCGGTTGCTGCCGCCCTGAACGAAGAGGGCCACCGCGAGTCGCTCTCGCGGCTGTACCACGTCACGAGCCGGCTGGTCCTGGTGGCGGTGACCGGGCTCTCGGTCCCCGTCATCGTCTACCGCGAGTCCGTCCTCGCGCTGTTCGGGCCGACGTACGTCCAGTACGCGCCGCTCCTCCCGTGGTTCGTCCTCGCGCAGTTCGGGGCCTGTGCGGCCGGGAGCGTGGGTATCCTGCTCGCGATGACGGACAACCAGCGAGCCCTGCTGGCGGTTAACGTGTTTATAACCGCGTTCCTGACGGTCACAGCGATTCCGCTCACGAGTGCGTACGGGCTGGAGGGCCTCGTCGCGAGCTACTTCCTGATGCTGACCATCAACAACGGGCTCGAAGTCGCGGTGCTGTATCGGCTCGAAGGCCTGCAGCCGTTCACGAAACTGCACGCGAAACCGCTCGTCGCGGCGGTCCCGTTCGTCGCCGTGGCAGTCGTCGCCGGGGCGACGCTCCCTGGCTGGACAGGGCCGGTCCTCGGCACCGTCCTCGGCCTCGCGGTGTACGGACTCGTCCTCGGGCGACTGGGATTCACGCCGGTCGAACGGCGGCTCGCGGGGACGTTGGCGGAGCGGTACCGGATTCGCGGCTGGTAA
- the fdhF gene encoding formate dehydrogenase subunit alpha, translating to MSTHDSPDDDPVPRVPDVANPGHETPVTETFDTGTANDPPVGTPGEEPTTLTVDGETVTVPAGSTIIDALERVDDDTVTVSGGCGGLDDGGTGLATDSDVAALCYYDRDGDASDEIGPRSECRTCMVETREHGLVPSCSFPAEDGLTVSVDAPDAAEARSVNLDLVLSNHNLRCTTCNGNGRCELQETAIEQDVDHPRYGVFDERDQYEPIDDTSSFIQIDRNKCILCNRCVDACNDVQVEGVLRMEGSGSDTHIGFQSDAETMADSECVSCGHCATVCPTGSLTEKGIGSATALPIPGFNQRTSVGRVLEHEDVETLDETTAPNRSFRRADDDTSDQGPETRGLAGRVQKARTQAQGLISAAAERALQAGEHTAETVASELVPEGMLFDVSRRLSDVRKRSIDTAETTCGFCSVGCRFEMLGKDDEVLGVDPVTEPTNAPANDFSTCVKGKFGHEFANSKKRLTQPLRRTDEGELEPVSWDEALDYVAERLSDIQREHGVDTVSCLASSKGSNEEAYLVQKFARQVLGTKNIDNCARLCHASTVAALQQTVGFGAMSNRINEDVGEADAYLLTGSNTTESHPVLATRIKQNVRDGADLVVFDPRKIGIAEHADQFTRVRPGYDTAWINGLIRYIVEHDLHDTEFIERNTRNFEAVVEKVEPFTPEKVEELTEVPPADLASAAETLAAADTVVFGWAMGMTQSSHGTQNVIALADLALALGQVGKRGAGLSPFRGQNNVQGGGGDMGTLPNCLPGYQDLADPAVLDTFEDSWGERPPDEPGLKVPQMFDEVHEGNLRGMYVVGENPALSEPDIQHAAEALDELEFLVVQDIFLTETAEYADVILPAATSPEKHGTFTNTERRIQRVRPVSEPPGKARQDWEITQALARRLGYDWDYDHPREVMAEINGLVPIYGGVTYERLEEGDQHGLQWPCWDEDHPGTPYLYDYEDGEFNFDDGKARFVPADVQRPGEETDEEFPLTLTTGRVLYHWHTGQLTRRVEGLMSHVGESFVEVHPDTAAELGIADEEYVRVESRRGDIVVKVQVTDRVGPGTLFIPMHFAAGAVNKLTQESFDPQAGIPEYKVSSVRVEPLGPETDEAVLRTPDAGKR from the coding sequence ATGAGTACGCACGATTCACCCGACGACGACCCAGTCCCCCGCGTCCCCGACGTGGCGAATCCCGGGCACGAGACGCCCGTGACGGAGACGTTCGACACCGGTACCGCGAACGACCCACCCGTCGGGACGCCGGGCGAGGAGCCGACGACGCTCACGGTCGACGGCGAGACGGTGACGGTCCCAGCCGGGTCGACCATTATCGACGCACTGGAGCGCGTGGACGACGACACCGTGACCGTCTCCGGCGGCTGTGGTGGCCTCGACGACGGTGGGACCGGACTGGCCACCGATTCAGACGTGGCGGCCCTGTGTTACTACGACCGGGACGGCGACGCCAGCGACGAAATCGGTCCCCGGAGCGAGTGCCGGACCTGCATGGTCGAGACGAGAGAACACGGGCTGGTGCCGTCGTGTTCGTTCCCGGCCGAGGACGGACTGACCGTCTCGGTCGACGCCCCCGATGCCGCCGAAGCCCGGTCGGTCAACCTCGACCTCGTCCTCTCGAACCACAACCTGCGGTGCACGACCTGCAACGGGAACGGGCGCTGTGAACTCCAGGAGACCGCCATCGAACAGGACGTGGACCACCCGCGCTACGGCGTCTTCGACGAACGCGACCAGTACGAACCCATCGATGACACCTCCTCGTTCATCCAGATAGACCGCAACAAGTGCATCCTCTGCAACCGCTGTGTCGACGCCTGTAACGACGTGCAGGTCGAGGGCGTGCTCCGGATGGAGGGCAGTGGGTCGGACACCCACATCGGCTTCCAGAGCGACGCCGAGACGATGGCCGACTCGGAGTGCGTCTCCTGTGGCCACTGTGCGACCGTCTGCCCGACGGGGTCGCTCACCGAGAAGGGCATCGGCTCCGCCACCGCGCTTCCGATTCCGGGGTTCAACCAGCGGACGTCGGTCGGTCGGGTCCTCGAACACGAGGACGTCGAGACGTTAGACGAGACGACGGCTCCGAACCGGTCGTTCCGGCGCGCTGACGACGACACCAGTGACCAGGGGCCGGAAACGCGCGGACTGGCCGGGCGCGTTCAGAAGGCGCGAACCCAGGCACAGGGCCTCATCTCGGCGGCTGCCGAGCGGGCACTCCAGGCCGGGGAGCACACCGCCGAGACGGTCGCTTCGGAACTCGTGCCCGAGGGGATGCTGTTCGACGTCTCCAGGCGCCTGAGCGACGTACGAAAGCGCAGCATCGACACCGCAGAGACCACCTGCGGATTCTGTTCCGTCGGCTGTCGGTTCGAGATGCTCGGCAAGGACGACGAGGTCCTCGGCGTCGACCCGGTCACGGAGCCCACGAACGCCCCTGCGAACGATTTCTCGACCTGTGTGAAGGGGAAGTTCGGCCACGAGTTCGCCAACAGCAAGAAGCGACTCACGCAACCCTTGCGCCGGACCGACGAGGGCGAACTCGAACCGGTGTCGTGGGACGAGGCGCTGGATTACGTCGCCGAGCGTCTGTCGGACATCCAGCGCGAACACGGCGTCGACACCGTGTCCTGTCTCGCCTCCTCGAAGGGGAGCAACGAGGAAGCGTACCTCGTCCAGAAGTTCGCTCGGCAGGTGCTGGGCACCAAGAACATCGACAACTGCGCCCGGCTCTGTCACGCCTCGACGGTCGCGGCGCTCCAGCAGACCGTCGGCTTCGGCGCGATGAGCAACCGCATCAACGAGGACGTGGGCGAGGCGGACGCCTACCTCCTGACGGGGTCGAATACGACCGAATCCCATCCGGTGCTGGCGACGCGAATCAAACAGAACGTCCGCGACGGAGCCGACCTCGTGGTGTTCGACCCGCGGAAGATCGGTATCGCCGAGCACGCCGACCAGTTCACCCGCGTCAGGCCCGGCTACGACACGGCGTGGATCAACGGTCTCATCCGCTACATCGTCGAACACGACCTGCACGACACCGAGTTCATCGAGCGCAACACCCGGAACTTCGAGGCGGTCGTCGAGAAGGTCGAGCCCTTCACCCCCGAGAAGGTCGAGGAACTGACCGAGGTGCCACCGGCGGACCTCGCCAGCGCGGCCGAGACGCTGGCGGCCGCCGACACCGTCGTCTTCGGCTGGGCGATGGGGATGACCCAGTCCAGCCACGGCACCCAGAACGTCATCGCATTGGCCGACCTCGCACTGGCGCTCGGGCAGGTCGGCAAGCGGGGTGCCGGGCTCTCACCGTTCCGCGGGCAGAACAACGTCCAGGGTGGCGGTGGCGACATGGGCACGCTCCCGAACTGCCTGCCGGGGTACCAGGACCTCGCGGACCCGGCCGTGCTCGACACGTTCGAAGACTCGTGGGGCGAGCGCCCGCCGGACGAACCGGGCCTGAAAGTCCCGCAGATGTTCGACGAGGTCCACGAGGGCAACCTCCGTGGGATGTACGTCGTCGGCGAGAACCCCGCGCTCTCCGAACCGGACATCCAGCACGCCGCCGAGGCGCTGGATGAGCTCGAGTTCCTCGTCGTGCAGGACATCTTCCTCACCGAGACCGCGGAGTACGCCGACGTCATCCTCCCGGCCGCGACGTCGCCGGAGAAGCACGGGACGTTCACCAACACCGAGCGCCGCATCCAGCGGGTTCGGCCCGTGTCCGAGCCGCCGGGGAAGGCCCGCCAGGACTGGGAGATAACGCAGGCGCTGGCGAGGCGGCTCGGGTACGACTGGGACTACGACCATCCGCGTGAGGTGATGGCCGAGATCAACGGCCTCGTCCCTATCTACGGCGGCGTCACCTACGAGCGTCTCGAGGAGGGCGACCAGCACGGCTTGCAGTGGCCGTGCTGGGACGAGGACCACCCCGGCACCCCGTACCTCTACGACTACGAGGACGGCGAGTTCAATTTCGACGACGGCAAGGCACGCTTCGTCCCCGCTGACGTCCAGCGGCCCGGTGAGGAGACGGACGAGGAGTTCCCGCTCACGCTCACCACGGGGCGGGTGCTGTACCACTGGCACACCGGCCAGCTGACCCGCCGCGTTGAGGGGCTCATGAGCCACGTCGGCGAGAGCTTCGTCGAGGTTCACCCCGACACCGCGGCCGAACTCGGTATCGCGGACGAGGAGTACGTCCGGGTGGAGTCGAGGCGTGGCGACATCGTCGTCAAGGTGCAGGTCACCGACCGGGTCGGTCCGGGTACGCTGTTCATCCCGATGCACTTCGCTGCCGGGGCAGTCAACAAGCTCACCCAGGAGTCCTTCGACCCACAGGCAGGCATCCCCGAGTACAAGGTGTCGAGCGTCCGCGTCGAACCGCTCGGCCCGGAGACGGACGAAGCGGTGCTTCGGACGCCGGACGCCGGGAAACGGTAG
- a CDS encoding NADH-ubiquinone oxidoreductase-F iron-sulfur binding region domain-containing protein translates to MGESTALRIAASLTDSQRSALLDAASETAQSVPVVGTGPTGIEGIEPLVLATLDGRTAVFTAGTGPVVREAVSLLDEGTLPVDGSDFVVDHDETPETLPLPADGPLAVGRRELLGPCGWVDPVAPQDCEFVSTSQDASDVLDIGLLGRGRGDATSDAPVAAAWEQAREADGDPVVVVNAHEVDHRPRADRTLLESTPLAVLDGAVAVARYVDASDLVVYLAEGDEHLRTRLHEALGASADDLPIVPEVVVGPDEYRAGAPTTALEAMEGANRLEPRLQPPPPSEYGLHGRPTVIHTPRTVAQVRRALLEPTAFDPDAADPGSRLVTVCGDVAAPATVELPPGGSLETLRDAVEPTAGFGFACVGGVLGGFTRDLSVAPTSQALASASLGTDGVVEFLAEATCVVATAGDRARFAAEENSGRCVPGREGTTQLTDLLRGVYDGRFDPETIRELGRVMRRSANCQIGRQAPRPATTAMDEFGAAFRAHAEGRCPAGSCTFRQ, encoded by the coding sequence ATGGGGGAGTCCACAGCCCTCCGTATCGCTGCCAGTCTCACGGACAGCCAGCGGTCGGCACTGCTCGACGCTGCGAGCGAGACCGCCCAGTCCGTCCCGGTGGTGGGGACCGGCCCGACCGGAATCGAGGGAATCGAACCACTCGTGCTGGCGACCCTCGACGGGCGAACCGCAGTCTTCACAGCCGGGACGGGCCCGGTCGTTCGCGAGGCAGTTTCCCTGCTCGACGAGGGGACACTCCCGGTCGACGGCAGCGACTTCGTCGTCGACCATGACGAGACGCCGGAGACGCTCCCTCTCCCGGCGGACGGACCCCTCGCCGTCGGCCGGCGCGAGCTACTCGGCCCGTGCGGGTGGGTCGACCCTGTTGCACCCCAGGATTGCGAGTTCGTCTCGACCAGCCAGGATGCCAGCGACGTCCTTGACATCGGGCTCCTCGGCCGTGGCCGTGGTGACGCGACTTCGGACGCGCCGGTGGCTGCCGCGTGGGAACAGGCACGGGAAGCCGACGGTGACCCGGTCGTCGTCGTCAACGCGCACGAGGTCGACCATCGCCCACGAGCCGACCGGACACTGCTCGAAAGTACGCCACTCGCGGTCCTCGACGGGGCAGTCGCCGTTGCCAGGTACGTCGACGCCAGCGACCTGGTCGTCTACCTCGCCGAGGGGGACGAACACCTCCGGACCCGGCTGCACGAGGCGCTCGGTGCCAGCGCCGATGACCTGCCCATCGTGCCGGAGGTCGTCGTCGGCCCGGACGAGTACCGGGCCGGCGCGCCGACGACCGCACTCGAGGCGATGGAGGGCGCAAACCGCCTCGAACCGCGGCTTCAGCCGCCCCCTCCCTCGGAGTACGGACTCCACGGGCGACCGACCGTGATACACACACCGCGGACTGTCGCACAGGTCCGTCGTGCCCTGCTCGAGCCGACCGCGTTCGACCCGGACGCCGCCGACCCTGGGTCGCGGCTGGTGACGGTGTGTGGCGACGTGGCCGCGCCCGCGACCGTCGAACTCCCGCCGGGCGGGAGTCTCGAGACGCTTCGCGACGCCGTCGAACCGACCGCAGGGTTCGGATTCGCCTGCGTCGGCGGAGTGCTCGGTGGGTTCACCAGGGACCTCTCCGTCGCCCCTACGTCACAGGCACTCGCGTCCGCCTCGCTCGGCACCGACGGCGTCGTCGAGTTCCTGGCCGAAGCAACCTGCGTCGTCGCAACGGCCGGCGACAGGGCGCGGTTCGCGGCCGAGGAGAACAGCGGTCGGTGTGTGCCGGGCCGGGAGGGAACGACCCAGCTCACCGACCTGCTTCGCGGGGTGTACGACGGGCGCTTCGACCCGGAGACGATCCGCGAGCTCGGGCGCGTGATGCGTCGGTCCGCGAACTGCCAGATCGGCCGACAGGCACCCCGGCCCGCGACCACCGCGATGGACGAGTTCGGCGCGGCGTTCCGGGCCCACGCCGAGGGCCGCTGTCCAGCTGGAAGCTGTACCTTCAGACAATGA
- a CDS encoding nucleoside deaminase: MPTSSFDDFDHEAHMEAALGLARDAVERGDRPFGSVLVRDDEVVMRVSNRVLTEDDIRRHPELHLAQRACRELSLAERAETVMYTSTEPCPMCSGGMAYAGFGRVVYSVSSEDLAEYTADAPAVRSADVLDGVTEVVGPVLNEEGRKLHDEFDW, translated from the coding sequence ATGCCCACTTCGAGCTTCGACGACTTCGACCACGAGGCGCACATGGAGGCGGCTCTCGGATTGGCCAGGGACGCGGTCGAGCGCGGGGACCGCCCGTTCGGGTCGGTCCTCGTTCGCGACGACGAGGTCGTGATGCGTGTGTCGAACCGGGTGCTCACGGAAGACGACATCCGGCGACACCCCGAACTGCACCTCGCCCAGCGTGCCTGTCGCGAACTCTCCCTGGCGGAGCGAGCCGAGACGGTCATGTATACGAGCACGGAGCCTTGCCCGATGTGCTCTGGTGGGATGGCGTACGCCGGGTTCGGCCGCGTCGTCTACAGCGTCAGCAGCGAGGACCTCGCGGAGTACACCGCCGATGCCCCAGCGGTCCGGTCGGCCGATGTGCTCGACGGCGTCACCGAGGTCGTCGGCCCGGTCCTGAACGAGGAGGGGCGGAAACTCCACGACGAGTTCGACTGGTGA
- a CDS encoding HVO_2922 family protein, with protein MPAKPVFELYRDSASEWRWRLVATNGNIIADSGEGYSSKQGAKRGIESVKRSVPEAEIREE; from the coding sequence ATGCCTGCGAAACCAGTCTTCGAACTGTACCGGGACAGCGCGTCGGAGTGGCGCTGGCGACTCGTCGCGACCAACGGGAACATCATCGCCGACAGCGGCGAAGGCTACTCCTCCAAGCAGGGTGCGAAACGCGGCATCGAGAGCGTCAAGCGGAGCGTGCCGGAGGCCGAGATTCGAGAGGAGTGA